From the genome of Halomonas sp. MCCC 1A13316, one region includes:
- a CDS encoding ABC transporter permease → MNRPPSRSAGANLLRLSGRGLLRDLRASDVRALFVALALAVAASTMIGFFLDRLDRGLTRQAGQLLGGDLVLEQGRPFDDELRRTLEEAGLSLSDQVDMVTMVSLDEAFQPASLKAVDRAYPHYGSMQVDRGEGIESVAHGPAPGEAWLAPRLALLIEAELGDRIQVGEGELTVTGLIEREPDQSAGFGNFNPRLMLHVDDLEATGLVQPGARVEYELLAAGPPQALDSLGPLLERLRREGVEVRDVRRDRPGLGNALERAEKYLSLAGLAAVLLAGVAVAMATRRYVERHLDTAALLRCFGATQRDLTWLFSLQLMWLALAASLLGALLGLAGQAVLLALLTTFLPLSLPPPGWLPLWLGVLTALAVLVGFAGPTLLRLKRVSALKVLRRELDPLPASAWLVVLVASLVFGGLLWLYSGDFALAASLLVGGLVMLVVLWGVGSLLLGLVLRLAARLPQGGGDRGELSQAVRLGGRQLARRRSASLGQLLAFAVTFFAMAMIALVRGDLLSTWQEQLPEDTPNYFAINIQPGERDAFVEALEANAEDRTALYPMVRGRLTTINGEPAREAVPTESRSDGSLRRELNLTWQAELPEGNRIVAGQWFDELQSGNGQPGWLGAVDADPQDSDVPISLEDGLAERLGLTLGDRLAFTIGSEEILGEVASLRNLDWDSFRPNFFVIFPPGVLERFGHSFITAFHLDASEGETLRYLVRNFPAVSLLNIEAILAQVRDVVTQVTRAVELVLAFVLLAGVSVLYAALTASRPARAHESGLLRVFGAGGSLISRVQGAEFAILGLASGLMGALLAELATAGIYVAWLDLAPRPHPWLWLLLPLGGALLIGAIGHALSRGLRRQAPAASLGLLGEA, encoded by the coding sequence TGCGTGACCTGCGTGCCAGCGACGTGCGTGCGCTGTTCGTCGCCCTGGCGCTGGCGGTGGCCGCCTCGACCATGATCGGCTTCTTCCTCGACCGCCTGGATCGGGGCCTGACCCGGCAGGCCGGGCAACTGCTGGGCGGCGACCTGGTGCTCGAGCAGGGGCGTCCCTTCGACGACGAACTGCGTCGTACCCTGGAGGAGGCCGGCCTGAGCCTGAGCGATCAGGTCGACATGGTCACCATGGTCAGCCTCGACGAGGCCTTTCAGCCGGCGAGCCTGAAGGCGGTCGACCGCGCTTATCCCCACTATGGCAGTATGCAGGTCGACCGCGGCGAGGGCATCGAGAGCGTGGCCCACGGGCCCGCCCCCGGTGAGGCCTGGCTGGCGCCGCGCCTGGCACTGCTGATCGAAGCCGAACTGGGCGATCGCATCCAGGTCGGCGAAGGCGAACTCACGGTCACCGGCCTGATCGAGCGCGAGCCGGACCAATCCGCCGGTTTTGGCAACTTCAATCCGCGTCTGATGCTGCATGTCGACGATCTCGAAGCCACCGGCCTGGTGCAGCCGGGCGCACGGGTGGAGTACGAGCTGCTCGCCGCCGGCCCGCCCCAGGCGCTGGACTCATTGGGGCCGCTGCTCGAGCGACTGCGCCGCGAGGGGGTCGAGGTGCGTGACGTCAGGCGCGACCGGCCGGGGCTCGGCAACGCCCTGGAGCGCGCCGAGAAGTACTTGAGTCTGGCCGGGCTTGCCGCCGTGCTGCTGGCCGGGGTGGCGGTAGCCATGGCCACACGTCGCTACGTCGAGCGCCACCTCGATACCGCGGCATTGCTGCGCTGTTTCGGTGCCACTCAGCGCGACCTGACCTGGCTCTTCTCGTTGCAGCTCATGTGGCTGGCGCTGGCGGCCTCGCTGCTGGGGGCACTGCTGGGGTTGGCCGGTCAGGCTGTGCTGTTGGCTCTGCTGACAACCTTTCTGCCGCTCAGCTTGCCGCCGCCGGGCTGGCTGCCGCTGTGGCTCGGCGTGTTGACGGCGCTGGCGGTACTGGTCGGCTTCGCCGGCCCGACCCTGCTGCGCCTCAAGCGGGTCAGTGCGCTGAAGGTACTGCGCCGTGAACTCGACCCGCTGCCCGCCTCGGCCTGGCTGGTGGTGCTGGTGGCCAGCCTGGTCTTCGGCGGCCTGTTGTGGCTCTATTCCGGCGACTTCGCGCTGGCGGCGTCGCTACTTGTTGGCGGGCTGGTCATGCTGGTGGTGCTGTGGGGTGTGGGGTCGCTGCTGCTCGGCCTGGTGCTGCGGCTTGCGGCTCGCCTGCCCCAGGGCGGCGGCGACAGGGGTGAGCTGTCCCAGGCCGTACGTCTGGGCGGACGCCAGTTGGCCCGGCGCCGTAGCGCCAGTCTCGGGCAGTTGCTCGCCTTTGCGGTGACCTTCTTCGCCATGGCCATGATCGCCCTGGTGCGCGGGGATCTGCTTTCGACCTGGCAGGAGCAGCTGCCCGAGGACACGCCCAACTATTTCGCCATCAACATTCAGCCCGGCGAGCGCGACGCCTTCGTCGAAGCCCTCGAGGCCAATGCCGAGGACCGAACGGCGCTCTATCCCATGGTGCGCGGGCGTCTCACCACCATCAACGGCGAGCCGGCCCGTGAGGCCGTGCCGACGGAGTCGCGCAGCGACGGCTCGCTGCGTCGCGAGCTCAACCTCACCTGGCAGGCCGAACTACCGGAGGGTAATCGGATAGTGGCCGGCCAGTGGTTCGATGAGTTGCAGAGTGGCAATGGGCAACCCGGCTGGCTCGGTGCCGTGGACGCCGATCCCCAGGACAGCGATGTGCCGATATCGCTGGAGGATGGCCTGGCCGAGCGGCTGGGGCTGACCCTCGGCGACCGGTTGGCCTTTACCATCGGCAGCGAGGAGATCCTCGGTGAGGTGGCCAGCCTGCGCAACCTGGACTGGGACAGCTTCCGGCCCAACTTCTTCGTCATCTTCCCGCCCGGGGTGCTGGAGCGCTTCGGCCACAGTTTCATCACCGCCTTTCATCTCGATGCCAGTGAGGGCGAGACGCTGCGCTACCTGGTACGGAATTTCCCCGCCGTCTCGCTGCTCAATATCGAAGCGATCCTGGCGCAGGTTCGCGACGTGGTCACCCAGGTGACCCGGGCAGTGGAGCTGGTGCTGGCCTTCGTGCTGCTGGCTGGCGTAAGCGTGCTCTACGCGGCGCTGACCGCGAGCCGCCCGGCCCGGGCGCACGAGAGCGGCCTGCTGCGGGTTTTCGGCGCCGGCGGAAGTCTCATCTCCCGCGTCCAAGGGGCCGAGTTCGCCATCCTGGGGTTGGCCAGCGGGCTGATGGGCGCGCTGCTGGCCGAGCTGGCCACTGCTGGTATCTACGTCGCCTGGCTCGACCTGGCGCCGCGGCCGCATCCTTGGCTGTGGCTGTTGCTGCCGCTTGGCGGTGCGCTGCTGATCGGCGCGATTGGTCACGCCCTTTCGCGTGGTCTGCGAAGACAGGCGCCGGCAGCGAGCCTGGGTCTGCTGGGAGAGGCGTGA